In Oscillatoria acuminata PCC 6304, a single window of DNA contains:
- a CDS encoding O-antigen ligase family protein: MLKQAISSWYFILFIFLFLRPYPIQYIGHLGVRVLDLLILLLILLLLAYKSKKWKSSLPPFFYVIAFALLLMSGLVILSMLIGSYYSLPISYRDFLESFRYSSYICYVLFGIAWTKYSTKSLEFFFKAVLIILGTSCFFSIFQSLFSDHFLFLTKLYATDRQAQGFQGTNRVTSIFGNPNTTGIMTLLLAAIIIAYFRSYKNILDKSIKRNLIFIICISLYVVLITGSRTSFIVLLIGLLGFLAYQFKSKKSIFFIALGSISIFTLGNTLKNIIIALSPAYLHPIVNYLFVLDVQKILLTKTLAARFQRWDEALEYFKLSPLFGVGPLRLEVPSSTDNFYVYILARYGIIGLLVFLGIWLYVFHLAKKSQSYKNRSLCFISQSLIYQSVIILIANLTLEAQIIIPIAYLYFISLGLLIGNLSFHKKLANKNQQTKILFLPQQN, encoded by the coding sequence ATGTTAAAACAGGCAATTTCATCATGGTATTTTATTCTTTTTATTTTTCTCTTTTTGCGTCCATATCCAATACAATATATTGGCCATTTAGGAGTCCGAGTCCTCGATTTACTAATTTTGTTGTTAATTCTATTATTATTAGCCTATAAATCTAAAAAATGGAAATCTTCACTTCCCCCCTTTTTCTATGTAATTGCTTTTGCGTTACTGCTTATGTCAGGATTAGTCATCTTGTCAATGTTAATCGGTTCTTATTACTCTCTGCCAATTTCTTATAGAGATTTTCTTGAATCTTTTCGATATAGTTCATATATATGTTATGTTTTATTTGGCATTGCTTGGACTAAATATTCAACAAAATCCCTTGAGTTCTTTTTTAAAGCTGTATTAATTATTTTAGGAACCTCATGCTTTTTTTCGATTTTCCAATCTTTGTTTTCAGATCATTTTTTGTTTTTAACTAAATTATACGCAACTGATCGTCAAGCGCAAGGGTTTCAAGGTACTAATAGGGTTACATCCATTTTTGGTAATCCCAATACTACTGGAATAATGACCTTGCTCTTAGCTGCGATTATAATTGCTTATTTCCGTTCATATAAAAATATTTTAGATAAATCCATCAAAAGAAATCTTATTTTCATCATTTGCATAAGTTTATATGTGGTTTTAATTACAGGGTCCCGGACTTCATTTATTGTTTTACTTATCGGTCTCTTAGGCTTTCTTGCTTATCAATTTAAATCAAAGAAAAGTATATTTTTTATAGCTTTAGGAAGCATAAGTATTTTCACTCTCGGAAATACCTTGAAAAATATAATTATTGCGTTAAGTCCTGCTTATCTTCATCCTATAGTTAACTATTTATTTGTTTTAGATGTCCAAAAAATTTTATTAACTAAAACTCTGGCTGCTAGATTTCAACGATGGGATGAAGCTTTGGAATATTTTAAATTGTCACCCTTATTTGGCGTAGGCCCATTAAGATTGGAAGTTCCTTCATCAACAGATAACTTTTATGTCTATATTTTGGCTCGTTACGGGATAATCGGCTTGCTTGTGTTTTTAGGAATATGGTTATATGTGTTTCATCTGGCAAAGAAATCCCAGTCTTATAAAAATAGATCACTGTGTTTTATAAGTCAATCTCTTATATATCAATCGGTGATCATATTAATTGCCAACCTGACTCTTGAAGCGCAAATCATTATCCCTATAGCTTATCTTTATTTTATATCTTTAGGACTGCTTATAGGAAATTTGAGCTTTCACAAAAAATTAGCAAACAAAAATCAGCAAACAAAAATCTTGTTTTTGCCTCAGCAGAATTAA